A portion of the Bactrocera neohumeralis isolate Rockhampton chromosome 2, APGP_CSIRO_Bneo_wtdbg2-racon-allhic-juicebox.fasta_v2, whole genome shotgun sequence genome contains these proteins:
- the LOC126767772 gene encoding neprilysin-2 isoform X2 — MQTVIKNPNWWRRRTTLERCLVLISIIALIAVVGLVIGLVSVILSNHLTEELKASTNPPEALQGSTRTTDNEVFMPPQKLPKDDVCLSAECIHTSSAVLSKMKPEIEPCDDFYQFVCGTYIEENLIPDDKDSLNTFSLISDKLHEQLKEIIVEERPTTEPKHYQLPNALYKACMNKSLIEELDAKPIADIAKKLGGWPVIEGDSWNADNSWSWQETVKKFRRMGFSMDYIIDFSVSVDLKNSTTRIIDFDQSAIGLSREYLVKGFNETLVSSYYDYMVDMAVLFGADKEAAKRELRESLDFEIALANISWPAEKRRNTNDLYNIRTLKQLQEAYPYVQWVDYTNALLPDKIKVDEDEPVNLSVPSFFEELGPLLESTPNRVIANYMMWRIHAFSIVFLSEQFRKRQLQYATALSGRQEQEARWKECVDIASGSYDEEGEDEVEGLAIAVGSLYVRKHFKQDSKAIALDMVHQIRGVFDNILSEVDWMDEATKKEAKKKLYAMTTHIGYPDEMLDNSKLEEYYRNLDIDSNKYFESFLNMNVFGTDYSFNKLRLPVNKTDWMRHARPAVVNAYYSSIENSIQFPAGILQGHFFHAARPKYMNYGAIGFVIGHEITHGFDDQGRRFDLQGNLLDWWAEDTQKAYLDKAKCIIEQYANFTDGQTGLHLNGVNTQGENIADNGGVKESYRAYRQWAEQNGPEPKLPGLDYTPEQMFWISAGQTWCAKYRKETLKMRITTGVHSPSQFRVMGTFSNMKDFARDFNCPEGSRMNPVQKCEVW; from the exons AAATCCGAATTGGTGGCGCAGGCGCACCACGTTGGAACGATGCCTGGTATTGATCAGTATTATTGCGTTGATCGCAGTGGTTGGTCTTGTGATTGGGCTGGTTTCTGTTATACTTTCAAATCATTTGACGGAAG AACTCAAGGCATCTACCAACCCACCAGAGGCGCTGCAAGGCTCCACTCGTACCACTGATAATGAGGTCTTTATGCCACCACAGAAACTACCAAAGGATGATGTCTGCCTCTCAGCCGAATGCATACACACTTCGTCAGCGGTGCTGAGCAAAATGAAGCCAGAAATCGAACCTTGCGATGATTTCTATCAATTTGTCTGCGGTACTTATATTGAGGAGAATTTAATACCCGATGACAAGGATTCGTTGAATACGTTCTCTTTGATCTCGGATAAATTACATGAACAGTTGAAGGAGATTATTGTCGAAGAACGGCCAACCACAGAGCCCAAACACTACCAGCTGCCGAACGCGCTGTATAAGGCGTGCATGAACAAAT CACTGATTGAGGAGCTGGATGCCAAGCCCATTGCGGACATTGCCAAAAAACTCGGCGGCTGGCCGGTAATTGAGGGCGACTCATGGAACGCAGACAACAGCTGGTCTtggcaggaaactgtaaagaaATTCCGTAGGATGGGCTTCAGCATGGACTACATCATCGACTTTTCAGTCAGTGTGGATCTGAAGAACAGTACAACGCGTATTATTGAT TTTGATCAATCCGCTATTGGCTTGAGCCGCGAATATCTTGTCAAAGGCTTCAACGAGACATTGGTGAGCTCCTACTATGACTATATGGTCGATATGGCTGTGCTTTTTGGTGCTGATAAGGAAGCAGCGAAGCGTGAGTTGCGGGAATCTCTCGATTTCGAGATTGCTTTGGCCAAT ATTTCCTGGCCAGCTGAGAAGCGCCGCAACACCAACGATCTCTACAACATACGCACATTGAAGCAGCTGCAAGAAGCTTATCCTTACGTGCAGTGGGTGGACTACACCAACGCATTGCTGCCGGACAAAATTAAAGTGGACGAGGATGAGCCAGTGAATCTTTCAGTGCCCAGTTTCTTTGAAGAGTTAGGCCCACTATTGGAGAGTACACCAAATCGTGTGATTGCGAACTACATGATGTGGCGTATACACGCCTTTTCGATCGTTTTCCTCTCGGAGCAATTCCGCAAGCGTCAACTGCAATACGCGACTGCTTTGTCGGGTCGCCAGGAGCAAGAGGCGCGTTGGAAGGAGTGTGTGGATATTGCAAGTGGCAG CTATGATGAAGAGGGCGAAGATGAAGTAGAAGG CTTGGCCATTGCCGTCGGTTCGCTATATGTGCGTAAGCATTTCAAGCAAGACTCCAAGGCTATAGCATTGGACATGGTACACCAAATTCGCGGAGTCTTCGACAATATACTCAGCGAGGTCGACTGGATGGATGAGGCTACCAAGAAGGAGGCTAAGAAGAAGTTATATGCCATGACCACACACATTGGCTATCCCGACGAGATGTTGGATAATTCGAAATTGGAGGAATACTACCGCAATTTGGATATTGACTCCAACAAGTACTTTGAGTCCTTCCTGAACATGAATGTCTTCGGCACAGATTATTCGTTCAATAAGCTGCGCTTGCCGGTGAACAAGACAGATTGGATGCGTCACGCACGTCCAGCGGTTGTGAATGCCTACTACTCATCGATCGAGAACAGCATAC aATTCCCTGCTGGTATTCTGCAAGGTCACTTCTTCCATGCTGCCCGCCCCAAGTACATGAATTATGGTGCTATCGGTTTCGTTATTGGCCATGAGATTACGCACGGCTTCGATGATCAAGGACGTCGTTTTGACTTGCAGGGCAACTTGTTGGACTGGTGGGCAGAGGATACGCAGAAAGCCTATTTGGACAAGGCAAAGTGTATTATTGAACAGTATGCAAATTTCACGGACGGACAAACTGGTTTGCAT TTGAATGGCGTAAATACGCAAGGTGAGAATATTGCCGACAATGGTGGCGTGAAAGAATCCTATCGAGCTTATCGCCAGTGGGCGGAACAGAATGGTCCCGAGCCGAAATTACCCGGTTTGGACTACACTCCCGAGCAGATGTTCTGGATCTCTGCCGGTCAGACGTGGTGCGCCAAATACCGCAAAG aaactCTTAAAATGCGCATCACAACCGGCGTTCACTCGCCTTCGCAATTCCGCGTCATGGGCACATTCAGCAACATGAAGGACTTTGCGCGCGACTTCAATTGCCCCGAAGGATCCCGAATGAACCCCGTGCAGAAGTGCGAAGTGTGGTAA
- the LOC126767772 gene encoding neprilysin-2 isoform X1 produces the protein MRYHLLCCRNPNWWRRRTTLERCLVLISIIALIAVVGLVIGLVSVILSNHLTEELKASTNPPEALQGSTRTTDNEVFMPPQKLPKDDVCLSAECIHTSSAVLSKMKPEIEPCDDFYQFVCGTYIEENLIPDDKDSLNTFSLISDKLHEQLKEIIVEERPTTEPKHYQLPNALYKACMNKSLIEELDAKPIADIAKKLGGWPVIEGDSWNADNSWSWQETVKKFRRMGFSMDYIIDFSVSVDLKNSTTRIIDFDQSAIGLSREYLVKGFNETLVSSYYDYMVDMAVLFGADKEAAKRELRESLDFEIALANISWPAEKRRNTNDLYNIRTLKQLQEAYPYVQWVDYTNALLPDKIKVDEDEPVNLSVPSFFEELGPLLESTPNRVIANYMMWRIHAFSIVFLSEQFRKRQLQYATALSGRQEQEARWKECVDIASGSYDEEGEDEVEGLAIAVGSLYVRKHFKQDSKAIALDMVHQIRGVFDNILSEVDWMDEATKKEAKKKLYAMTTHIGYPDEMLDNSKLEEYYRNLDIDSNKYFESFLNMNVFGTDYSFNKLRLPVNKTDWMRHARPAVVNAYYSSIENSIQFPAGILQGHFFHAARPKYMNYGAIGFVIGHEITHGFDDQGRRFDLQGNLLDWWAEDTQKAYLDKAKCIIEQYANFTDGQTGLHLNGVNTQGENIADNGGVKESYRAYRQWAEQNGPEPKLPGLDYTPEQMFWISAGQTWCAKYRKETLKMRITTGVHSPSQFRVMGTFSNMKDFARDFNCPEGSRMNPVQKCEVW, from the exons AAATCCGAATTGGTGGCGCAGGCGCACCACGTTGGAACGATGCCTGGTATTGATCAGTATTATTGCGTTGATCGCAGTGGTTGGTCTTGTGATTGGGCTGGTTTCTGTTATACTTTCAAATCATTTGACGGAAG AACTCAAGGCATCTACCAACCCACCAGAGGCGCTGCAAGGCTCCACTCGTACCACTGATAATGAGGTCTTTATGCCACCACAGAAACTACCAAAGGATGATGTCTGCCTCTCAGCCGAATGCATACACACTTCGTCAGCGGTGCTGAGCAAAATGAAGCCAGAAATCGAACCTTGCGATGATTTCTATCAATTTGTCTGCGGTACTTATATTGAGGAGAATTTAATACCCGATGACAAGGATTCGTTGAATACGTTCTCTTTGATCTCGGATAAATTACATGAACAGTTGAAGGAGATTATTGTCGAAGAACGGCCAACCACAGAGCCCAAACACTACCAGCTGCCGAACGCGCTGTATAAGGCGTGCATGAACAAAT CACTGATTGAGGAGCTGGATGCCAAGCCCATTGCGGACATTGCCAAAAAACTCGGCGGCTGGCCGGTAATTGAGGGCGACTCATGGAACGCAGACAACAGCTGGTCTtggcaggaaactgtaaagaaATTCCGTAGGATGGGCTTCAGCATGGACTACATCATCGACTTTTCAGTCAGTGTGGATCTGAAGAACAGTACAACGCGTATTATTGAT TTTGATCAATCCGCTATTGGCTTGAGCCGCGAATATCTTGTCAAAGGCTTCAACGAGACATTGGTGAGCTCCTACTATGACTATATGGTCGATATGGCTGTGCTTTTTGGTGCTGATAAGGAAGCAGCGAAGCGTGAGTTGCGGGAATCTCTCGATTTCGAGATTGCTTTGGCCAAT ATTTCCTGGCCAGCTGAGAAGCGCCGCAACACCAACGATCTCTACAACATACGCACATTGAAGCAGCTGCAAGAAGCTTATCCTTACGTGCAGTGGGTGGACTACACCAACGCATTGCTGCCGGACAAAATTAAAGTGGACGAGGATGAGCCAGTGAATCTTTCAGTGCCCAGTTTCTTTGAAGAGTTAGGCCCACTATTGGAGAGTACACCAAATCGTGTGATTGCGAACTACATGATGTGGCGTATACACGCCTTTTCGATCGTTTTCCTCTCGGAGCAATTCCGCAAGCGTCAACTGCAATACGCGACTGCTTTGTCGGGTCGCCAGGAGCAAGAGGCGCGTTGGAAGGAGTGTGTGGATATTGCAAGTGGCAG CTATGATGAAGAGGGCGAAGATGAAGTAGAAGG CTTGGCCATTGCCGTCGGTTCGCTATATGTGCGTAAGCATTTCAAGCAAGACTCCAAGGCTATAGCATTGGACATGGTACACCAAATTCGCGGAGTCTTCGACAATATACTCAGCGAGGTCGACTGGATGGATGAGGCTACCAAGAAGGAGGCTAAGAAGAAGTTATATGCCATGACCACACACATTGGCTATCCCGACGAGATGTTGGATAATTCGAAATTGGAGGAATACTACCGCAATTTGGATATTGACTCCAACAAGTACTTTGAGTCCTTCCTGAACATGAATGTCTTCGGCACAGATTATTCGTTCAATAAGCTGCGCTTGCCGGTGAACAAGACAGATTGGATGCGTCACGCACGTCCAGCGGTTGTGAATGCCTACTACTCATCGATCGAGAACAGCATAC aATTCCCTGCTGGTATTCTGCAAGGTCACTTCTTCCATGCTGCCCGCCCCAAGTACATGAATTATGGTGCTATCGGTTTCGTTATTGGCCATGAGATTACGCACGGCTTCGATGATCAAGGACGTCGTTTTGACTTGCAGGGCAACTTGTTGGACTGGTGGGCAGAGGATACGCAGAAAGCCTATTTGGACAAGGCAAAGTGTATTATTGAACAGTATGCAAATTTCACGGACGGACAAACTGGTTTGCAT TTGAATGGCGTAAATACGCAAGGTGAGAATATTGCCGACAATGGTGGCGTGAAAGAATCCTATCGAGCTTATCGCCAGTGGGCGGAACAGAATGGTCCCGAGCCGAAATTACCCGGTTTGGACTACACTCCCGAGCAGATGTTCTGGATCTCTGCCGGTCAGACGTGGTGCGCCAAATACCGCAAAG aaactCTTAAAATGCGCATCACAACCGGCGTTCACTCGCCTTCGCAATTCCGCGTCATGGGCACATTCAGCAACATGAAGGACTTTGCGCGCGACTTCAATTGCCCCGAAGGATCCCGAATGAACCCCGTGCAGAAGTGCGAAGTGTGGTAA
- the LOC126750883 gene encoding kelch-like protein 2, whose translation MSGSGGGGGGGGGNGRLAAAQSLQNEHAEALLVQLNEFRKNEQYTDVCLICDDLRIKAHRNILAAASPYFQAMFGGNFPESSQSEVHIHDMEPRCLELAVDFIYTGHLDNYVDCVQQLLETAAFLQLEHLMDLCTEYMCAQLDADNCLGFKHFAEKQNNFTLLDSACQYIITHFKEVVQSEEFLDMTFLELSNILANDALYVHSDDAVLCGLTRWAEHRPTERTAILAPLLRYIHPACVTADVARSLPILKQSVDSQSWLHDVLHSADSMEWHIFVLDKMGRKPDLQRFNMAFDEATQLQPLPRPAFAVSLTAHKNILYAQGGSVGRSTRESFYYNIYRDQWHELHPLLMERSHHRSVILNGCLYALGGNTLQGATCSVECLNLVTNKATFRENMLAKRNAMGAVVCDNTLYVMGGETDHRSLYSVERYDPRVGQWQEMPAMREVNSYCSSAAIGSHIYCCEGLGSCMERFDLRANRWDVINFWEEREFYEIFVVNNKLYSVSGEAIARYDDMENKWLCEFKFDESREWDTATGLQMGNYLRL comes from the exons ATGAGCGGCAGCGGTGGCGGAGGCGGAGGCGGCGGCGGCAACGGACGTCTAGCGGCAGCGCAGTCGTTGCAAAATGAGCACGCCGAAGCGCTACTGGTGCAACTTAATGAGTTCCGTAAAAATGAGCAG TACACGGATGTTTGCTTGATTTGTGATGATCTGCGCATTAAGGCCCATCGGAATATACTCGCCGCTGCAAGTCCCTACTTTCAGGCGATGTTTGGCGGCAACTTTCCGGAGAGCTCACAGAGCGAAGTTCACATACACGACATGGAACCCCGTTGTCTAGAATTGGCGGTGGACTTCATCTACACCGGTCACTTGGACAATTATGTTGACTGTGTGCAACAGTTGCTGGAGACGGCGGCCTTTCTGCAGCTGGAGCATTTGATGGACTTGTGTACGGAGTATATGTGCGCGCAGCTAGACGCTGATAATTGTCTGGGTTTTAAGCATTTTGCAG AGAAGCAAAATAATTTCACGCTACTGGATTCGGCTTGCCAATACATTATTACACATTTCAAAGAGGTAGTGCAGAGTGAGGAGTTCTTGGATATGACCTTCTTAGAG CTCAGTAATATATTGGCTAACGATGCCCTTTACGTTCATTCCGACGACGCAGTGCTCTGTGGCTTGACACGTTGGGCTGAACATCGACCCACAGAGCGCACTGCAATTTTAGCACCATTGCTGCGCTACATACATCCAGCTTGCGTAACGGCTGATGTGGCACGCTCACTGCCCATTCTCAAGCAGAGCGTGGATAGTCAGAGTTGGCTGCATGACGTGCTGCACAGTGCCGACAGCATGGAGTGGCATATCTTTGTGTTGGACAAAATGGGCCGAAAACCGGATCTGCAACGCTTTAATATGGCATTCGACGAGGCGACGCAGTTGCAGCCATTGCCACGTCCAGCTTTCGCCGTCAGTTTGACGGCGCACAAGAATATTTTATACGCTCAAGGTGGCAGTGTGGGCCGCAGCACACGCGAGAGTTTTTACTACAACATCTATCGCGATCAGTGGCATGAGCTGCATCCGTTGCTGATGGAGCGTTCGCACCACCGGTCGGTCATATTGAATGGCTGTTTGTATGCGCTCGGCGGCAACACATTGCAAGGTGCCACCTGTTCAGTGGAGTGTTTGAATTTGGTCACAAATAAAGCGACCTTTCGGGAGAATATGCTGGCGAAACGGAACGCAATGGGCGCGGTAGTGTGTG ATAATACACTCTATGTGATGGGTGGTGAGACCGACCATCGTTCTCTTTACTCGGTAGAGCGCTATGATCCACGCGTGGGTCAGTGGCAAGAGATGCCCGCCATGCGTGAGGTCAACAGCTATTGTTCGAGCGCGGCCATCGGTTCGCACATCTATTGCTGTGAGGGTCTAGGCAGCTGTATGGAACGCTTTGACTTGCGCGCCAACCGCTGGGATGTGATCAACTTCTGGGAGGAGCGcgagttttatgaaatatttgtcGTGAACAATAAGCTGTATAGTGTTTCCGGTGAGGCCATAGCACGCTACGACGATATGGAGAACAAATGGCTATGCGAGTTTAAATTCGATGAATCACGAGAATGGGATACAGCTACAGGCTTGCAGATGGGTAACTATCTGCGGCTCTAA
- the LOC126767772 gene encoding neprilysin-2 isoform X4 yields the protein MRYHLLCCRNPNWWRRRTTLERCLVLISIIALIAVVGLVIGLVSVILSNHLTEELKASTNPPEALQGSTRTTDNEVFMPPQKLPKDDVCLSAECIHTSSAVLSKMKPEIEPCDDFYQFVCGTYIEENLIPDDKDSLNTFSLISDKLHEQLKEIIVEERPTTEPKHYQLPNALYKACMNKSLIEELDAKPIADIAKKLGGWPVIEGDSWNADNSWSWQETVKKFRRMGFSMDYIIDFSVSVDLKNSTTRIIDFDQSAIGLSREYLVKGFNETLVSSYYDYMVDMAVLFGADKEAAKRELRESLDFEIALANISWPAEKRRNTNDLYNIRTLKQLQEAYPYVQWVDYTNALLPDKIKVDEDEPVNLSVPSFFEELGPLLESTPNRVIANYMMWRIHAFSIVFLSEQFRKRQLQYATALSGRQEQEARWKECVDIASGSLAIAVGSLYVRKHFKQDSKAIALDMVHQIRGVFDNILSEVDWMDEATKKEAKKKLYAMTTHIGYPDEMLDNSKLEEYYRNLDIDSNKYFESFLNMNVFGTDYSFNKLRLPVNKTDWMRHARPAVVNAYYSSIENSIQFPAGILQGHFFHAARPKYMNYGAIGFVIGHEITHGFDDQGRRFDLQGNLLDWWAEDTQKAYLDKAKCIIEQYANFTDGQTGLHLNGVNTQGENIADNGGVKESYRAYRQWAEQNGPEPKLPGLDYTPEQMFWISAGQTWCAKYRKETLKMRITTGVHSPSQFRVMGTFSNMKDFARDFNCPEGSRMNPVQKCEVW from the exons AAATCCGAATTGGTGGCGCAGGCGCACCACGTTGGAACGATGCCTGGTATTGATCAGTATTATTGCGTTGATCGCAGTGGTTGGTCTTGTGATTGGGCTGGTTTCTGTTATACTTTCAAATCATTTGACGGAAG AACTCAAGGCATCTACCAACCCACCAGAGGCGCTGCAAGGCTCCACTCGTACCACTGATAATGAGGTCTTTATGCCACCACAGAAACTACCAAAGGATGATGTCTGCCTCTCAGCCGAATGCATACACACTTCGTCAGCGGTGCTGAGCAAAATGAAGCCAGAAATCGAACCTTGCGATGATTTCTATCAATTTGTCTGCGGTACTTATATTGAGGAGAATTTAATACCCGATGACAAGGATTCGTTGAATACGTTCTCTTTGATCTCGGATAAATTACATGAACAGTTGAAGGAGATTATTGTCGAAGAACGGCCAACCACAGAGCCCAAACACTACCAGCTGCCGAACGCGCTGTATAAGGCGTGCATGAACAAAT CACTGATTGAGGAGCTGGATGCCAAGCCCATTGCGGACATTGCCAAAAAACTCGGCGGCTGGCCGGTAATTGAGGGCGACTCATGGAACGCAGACAACAGCTGGTCTtggcaggaaactgtaaagaaATTCCGTAGGATGGGCTTCAGCATGGACTACATCATCGACTTTTCAGTCAGTGTGGATCTGAAGAACAGTACAACGCGTATTATTGAT TTTGATCAATCCGCTATTGGCTTGAGCCGCGAATATCTTGTCAAAGGCTTCAACGAGACATTGGTGAGCTCCTACTATGACTATATGGTCGATATGGCTGTGCTTTTTGGTGCTGATAAGGAAGCAGCGAAGCGTGAGTTGCGGGAATCTCTCGATTTCGAGATTGCTTTGGCCAAT ATTTCCTGGCCAGCTGAGAAGCGCCGCAACACCAACGATCTCTACAACATACGCACATTGAAGCAGCTGCAAGAAGCTTATCCTTACGTGCAGTGGGTGGACTACACCAACGCATTGCTGCCGGACAAAATTAAAGTGGACGAGGATGAGCCAGTGAATCTTTCAGTGCCCAGTTTCTTTGAAGAGTTAGGCCCACTATTGGAGAGTACACCAAATCGTGTGATTGCGAACTACATGATGTGGCGTATACACGCCTTTTCGATCGTTTTCCTCTCGGAGCAATTCCGCAAGCGTCAACTGCAATACGCGACTGCTTTGTCGGGTCGCCAGGAGCAAGAGGCGCGTTGGAAGGAGTGTGTGGATATTGCAAGTGGCAG CTTGGCCATTGCCGTCGGTTCGCTATATGTGCGTAAGCATTTCAAGCAAGACTCCAAGGCTATAGCATTGGACATGGTACACCAAATTCGCGGAGTCTTCGACAATATACTCAGCGAGGTCGACTGGATGGATGAGGCTACCAAGAAGGAGGCTAAGAAGAAGTTATATGCCATGACCACACACATTGGCTATCCCGACGAGATGTTGGATAATTCGAAATTGGAGGAATACTACCGCAATTTGGATATTGACTCCAACAAGTACTTTGAGTCCTTCCTGAACATGAATGTCTTCGGCACAGATTATTCGTTCAATAAGCTGCGCTTGCCGGTGAACAAGACAGATTGGATGCGTCACGCACGTCCAGCGGTTGTGAATGCCTACTACTCATCGATCGAGAACAGCATAC aATTCCCTGCTGGTATTCTGCAAGGTCACTTCTTCCATGCTGCCCGCCCCAAGTACATGAATTATGGTGCTATCGGTTTCGTTATTGGCCATGAGATTACGCACGGCTTCGATGATCAAGGACGTCGTTTTGACTTGCAGGGCAACTTGTTGGACTGGTGGGCAGAGGATACGCAGAAAGCCTATTTGGACAAGGCAAAGTGTATTATTGAACAGTATGCAAATTTCACGGACGGACAAACTGGTTTGCAT TTGAATGGCGTAAATACGCAAGGTGAGAATATTGCCGACAATGGTGGCGTGAAAGAATCCTATCGAGCTTATCGCCAGTGGGCGGAACAGAATGGTCCCGAGCCGAAATTACCCGGTTTGGACTACACTCCCGAGCAGATGTTCTGGATCTCTGCCGGTCAGACGTGGTGCGCCAAATACCGCAAAG aaactCTTAAAATGCGCATCACAACCGGCGTTCACTCGCCTTCGCAATTCCGCGTCATGGGCACATTCAGCAACATGAAGGACTTTGCGCGCGACTTCAATTGCCCCGAAGGATCCCGAATGAACCCCGTGCAGAAGTGCGAAGTGTGGTAA
- the LOC126767772 gene encoding neprilysin-2 isoform X3: MSNPNWWRRRTTLERCLVLISIIALIAVVGLVIGLVSVILSNHLTEELKASTNPPEALQGSTRTTDNEVFMPPQKLPKDDVCLSAECIHTSSAVLSKMKPEIEPCDDFYQFVCGTYIEENLIPDDKDSLNTFSLISDKLHEQLKEIIVEERPTTEPKHYQLPNALYKACMNKSLIEELDAKPIADIAKKLGGWPVIEGDSWNADNSWSWQETVKKFRRMGFSMDYIIDFSVSVDLKNSTTRIIDFDQSAIGLSREYLVKGFNETLVSSYYDYMVDMAVLFGADKEAAKRELRESLDFEIALANISWPAEKRRNTNDLYNIRTLKQLQEAYPYVQWVDYTNALLPDKIKVDEDEPVNLSVPSFFEELGPLLESTPNRVIANYMMWRIHAFSIVFLSEQFRKRQLQYATALSGRQEQEARWKECVDIASGSYDEEGEDEVEGLAIAVGSLYVRKHFKQDSKAIALDMVHQIRGVFDNILSEVDWMDEATKKEAKKKLYAMTTHIGYPDEMLDNSKLEEYYRNLDIDSNKYFESFLNMNVFGTDYSFNKLRLPVNKTDWMRHARPAVVNAYYSSIENSIQFPAGILQGHFFHAARPKYMNYGAIGFVIGHEITHGFDDQGRRFDLQGNLLDWWAEDTQKAYLDKAKCIIEQYANFTDGQTGLHLNGVNTQGENIADNGGVKESYRAYRQWAEQNGPEPKLPGLDYTPEQMFWISAGQTWCAKYRKETLKMRITTGVHSPSQFRVMGTFSNMKDFARDFNCPEGSRMNPVQKCEVW; encoded by the exons AAATCCGAATTGGTGGCGCAGGCGCACCACGTTGGAACGATGCCTGGTATTGATCAGTATTATTGCGTTGATCGCAGTGGTTGGTCTTGTGATTGGGCTGGTTTCTGTTATACTTTCAAATCATTTGACGGAAG AACTCAAGGCATCTACCAACCCACCAGAGGCGCTGCAAGGCTCCACTCGTACCACTGATAATGAGGTCTTTATGCCACCACAGAAACTACCAAAGGATGATGTCTGCCTCTCAGCCGAATGCATACACACTTCGTCAGCGGTGCTGAGCAAAATGAAGCCAGAAATCGAACCTTGCGATGATTTCTATCAATTTGTCTGCGGTACTTATATTGAGGAGAATTTAATACCCGATGACAAGGATTCGTTGAATACGTTCTCTTTGATCTCGGATAAATTACATGAACAGTTGAAGGAGATTATTGTCGAAGAACGGCCAACCACAGAGCCCAAACACTACCAGCTGCCGAACGCGCTGTATAAGGCGTGCATGAACAAAT CACTGATTGAGGAGCTGGATGCCAAGCCCATTGCGGACATTGCCAAAAAACTCGGCGGCTGGCCGGTAATTGAGGGCGACTCATGGAACGCAGACAACAGCTGGTCTtggcaggaaactgtaaagaaATTCCGTAGGATGGGCTTCAGCATGGACTACATCATCGACTTTTCAGTCAGTGTGGATCTGAAGAACAGTACAACGCGTATTATTGAT TTTGATCAATCCGCTATTGGCTTGAGCCGCGAATATCTTGTCAAAGGCTTCAACGAGACATTGGTGAGCTCCTACTATGACTATATGGTCGATATGGCTGTGCTTTTTGGTGCTGATAAGGAAGCAGCGAAGCGTGAGTTGCGGGAATCTCTCGATTTCGAGATTGCTTTGGCCAAT ATTTCCTGGCCAGCTGAGAAGCGCCGCAACACCAACGATCTCTACAACATACGCACATTGAAGCAGCTGCAAGAAGCTTATCCTTACGTGCAGTGGGTGGACTACACCAACGCATTGCTGCCGGACAAAATTAAAGTGGACGAGGATGAGCCAGTGAATCTTTCAGTGCCCAGTTTCTTTGAAGAGTTAGGCCCACTATTGGAGAGTACACCAAATCGTGTGATTGCGAACTACATGATGTGGCGTATACACGCCTTTTCGATCGTTTTCCTCTCGGAGCAATTCCGCAAGCGTCAACTGCAATACGCGACTGCTTTGTCGGGTCGCCAGGAGCAAGAGGCGCGTTGGAAGGAGTGTGTGGATATTGCAAGTGGCAG CTATGATGAAGAGGGCGAAGATGAAGTAGAAGG CTTGGCCATTGCCGTCGGTTCGCTATATGTGCGTAAGCATTTCAAGCAAGACTCCAAGGCTATAGCATTGGACATGGTACACCAAATTCGCGGAGTCTTCGACAATATACTCAGCGAGGTCGACTGGATGGATGAGGCTACCAAGAAGGAGGCTAAGAAGAAGTTATATGCCATGACCACACACATTGGCTATCCCGACGAGATGTTGGATAATTCGAAATTGGAGGAATACTACCGCAATTTGGATATTGACTCCAACAAGTACTTTGAGTCCTTCCTGAACATGAATGTCTTCGGCACAGATTATTCGTTCAATAAGCTGCGCTTGCCGGTGAACAAGACAGATTGGATGCGTCACGCACGTCCAGCGGTTGTGAATGCCTACTACTCATCGATCGAGAACAGCATAC aATTCCCTGCTGGTATTCTGCAAGGTCACTTCTTCCATGCTGCCCGCCCCAAGTACATGAATTATGGTGCTATCGGTTTCGTTATTGGCCATGAGATTACGCACGGCTTCGATGATCAAGGACGTCGTTTTGACTTGCAGGGCAACTTGTTGGACTGGTGGGCAGAGGATACGCAGAAAGCCTATTTGGACAAGGCAAAGTGTATTATTGAACAGTATGCAAATTTCACGGACGGACAAACTGGTTTGCAT TTGAATGGCGTAAATACGCAAGGTGAGAATATTGCCGACAATGGTGGCGTGAAAGAATCCTATCGAGCTTATCGCCAGTGGGCGGAACAGAATGGTCCCGAGCCGAAATTACCCGGTTTGGACTACACTCCCGAGCAGATGTTCTGGATCTCTGCCGGTCAGACGTGGTGCGCCAAATACCGCAAAG aaactCTTAAAATGCGCATCACAACCGGCGTTCACTCGCCTTCGCAATTCCGCGTCATGGGCACATTCAGCAACATGAAGGACTTTGCGCGCGACTTCAATTGCCCCGAAGGATCCCGAATGAACCCCGTGCAGAAGTGCGAAGTGTGGTAA